From a region of the Streptacidiphilus albus JL83 genome:
- a CDS encoding MsnO8 family LLM class oxidoreductase, with protein sequence MARQTAADGARPSALPFPISVLDLGGRLHDTTGERAVLDMVDAATTADACGYHRFWVAEHHASAKTASSFPAVLIAHLATRTARIRVGSGGVMLPNHPPLTVAEQFATLQALHPGRIDLGLGRSTGGTTVETQRLLAAALRRDPRAISEFPSQVDELLGFLHHRGPERHRFHALRLAPDTATPPQVHLLGASEGSARIAAERGLPFAHGYHLGRAKCRPEAVARYRSGFEPGPDGARPHVTVSVNVVCAKTDAEAESLALQTAAYRIGYPDDSAPPAQLSPARAEYLARKALTELQVVHGAPARVAAGLRAVADELGADEVMLVPYELTGAARCRTLRLAAGAGQPEPEADRRVLTAARPG encoded by the coding sequence ATGGCCCGGCAGACCGCGGCGGACGGCGCCCGCCCGTCCGCGCTCCCCTTCCCGATCTCGGTCCTCGATCTCGGCGGCCGACTCCACGACACCACCGGCGAGCGGGCCGTCCTGGACATGGTGGACGCGGCCACGACCGCCGACGCCTGCGGCTACCACCGCTTCTGGGTGGCCGAGCACCATGCCTCGGCCAAGACCGCGAGCAGCTTCCCTGCCGTGCTGATCGCCCATCTGGCCACCCGGACCGCGCGGATCCGGGTCGGCTCGGGCGGCGTGATGCTGCCCAACCACCCCCCGCTCACCGTGGCCGAGCAGTTCGCCACCCTCCAGGCCCTCCACCCCGGACGCATCGACCTCGGCCTCGGCCGCTCCACCGGCGGGACCACGGTCGAGACCCAACGGCTGCTGGCGGCCGCGCTGCGCCGCGACCCCCGCGCCATCAGCGAGTTCCCCTCCCAGGTCGACGAGTTGCTGGGCTTCCTGCACCACCGGGGACCGGAGCGGCACCGCTTCCACGCCCTGCGGCTGGCACCGGACACCGCCACCCCGCCGCAGGTCCACCTGCTCGGCGCGAGCGAGGGCAGCGCCCGGATCGCCGCCGAACGCGGCCTGCCCTTCGCCCACGGGTACCACCTCGGCCGGGCCAAGTGCCGCCCGGAGGCCGTGGCCCGCTACCGCTCCGGCTTCGAACCGGGGCCCGACGGCGCCCGGCCCCACGTCACCGTCTCCGTGAACGTGGTCTGCGCCAAGACCGACGCCGAGGCCGAGTCGCTGGCCCTGCAGACCGCCGCCTACCGGATCGGCTACCCCGATGACAGCGCGCCGCCGGCCCAGCTCTCCCCGGCCCGCGCGGAGTACCTGGCCCGGAAGGCGCTGACGGAGCTTCAGGTGGTCCACGGCGCGCCGGCCAGGGTGGCCGCCGGGCTGCGGGCCGTCGCGGACGAACTGGGCGCGGACGAGGTGATGCTGGTGCCCTACGAGCTCACCGGGGCCGCCCGCTGCCGC
- a CDS encoding flavin reductase family protein: MTAGLPAGAPAPAPAPAPAPAPAPAVDREGVRAALGRFATGVTVLTAGREAPRGMTANAFTSVSLDPPLVLVCVARTAAVHGTVLAEGGFALSVLSAGQARLARHFADHHRPRGQREFDGVDSLRGRCTGAPLLTGALAWLECSLAAVYDGGDHSILLGSVLGHASGAPGEPLLYFRSALRP, encoded by the coding sequence ATGACCGCCGGACTGCCCGCCGGCGCACCGGCACCGGCACCCGCACCGGCACCCGCACCGGCACCCGCACCGGCCGTCGACCGCGAGGGCGTCCGGGCGGCGCTCGGCCGGTTCGCGACCGGGGTGACCGTGCTCACCGCCGGCCGGGAGGCTCCCCGGGGGATGACCGCGAACGCCTTCACCTCGGTCTCGCTGGACCCGCCGCTGGTGCTGGTCTGCGTGGCGCGGACCGCCGCCGTGCACGGGACCGTGCTGGCCGAGGGCGGATTCGCGCTCTCGGTGCTGTCGGCCGGCCAGGCCCGGCTGGCCCGGCACTTCGCCGACCATCACCGGCCGCGCGGGCAGCGGGAGTTCGACGGCGTCGACAGCCTCCGCGGCCGGTGCACCGGCGCCCCGCTGCTGACCGGGGCGCTGGCCTGGCTGGAGTGCTCGCTGGCCGCCGTGTACGACGGCGGCGACCACTCCATCCTCCTCGGCTCGGTGCTCGGCCACGCCAGCGGGGCTCCGGGCGAGCCGCTGCTCTACTTCCGCAGCGCGCTCCGCCCCTGA
- a CDS encoding MsnO8 family LLM class oxidoreductase gives MHRRSPGPTVPLSVLDRGGHAPGTSGERAVLDLVDAARTAEACGYHRFWVAEHHASAGTASSCPPVLIAHLAARTERLRIGAGGVMLPNHAPLTVAEQFATLQALHPGRIDLGLGRPPGAVTAEHRLLAAALRRDPRAISEFPSQVDELLGFLHHRGPERHRFHALRLAPDTATPPQVHLLGASGGSARIAAERGLPFAYGHHLSRSVARPEAAVRYRSAFVPGPEDARPHLIVAVNVVCAETDEEAESLALRTAADRAAAGGGNPRRRCPRCARITWPAGN, from the coding sequence GTGCACCGTCGGTCCCCCGGGCCGACCGTCCCGCTCTCCGTGCTCGACCGCGGCGGCCACGCCCCGGGGACCAGCGGCGAGCGGGCCGTGCTGGACCTGGTGGACGCGGCCAGGACCGCCGAGGCCTGCGGCTACCACCGCTTCTGGGTGGCCGAGCACCATGCCTCGGCCGGTACCGCGAGCAGCTGCCCGCCGGTCCTGATCGCGCACCTGGCCGCCCGGACCGAGCGGCTGCGGATCGGGGCGGGCGGCGTGATGCTCCCCAACCACGCCCCGCTCACCGTGGCCGAGCAGTTCGCCACCCTCCAGGCGCTCCACCCCGGACGCATCGACCTCGGCCTCGGCCGCCCCCCGGGCGCGGTCACCGCCGAGCACCGGCTGCTGGCGGCCGCCCTGCGGCGCGACCCCCGCGCCATCAGCGAGTTCCCCTCCCAGGTCGACGAGTTGCTGGGCTTCCTGCACCACCGGGGACCGGAGCGGCACCGCTTCCACGCCCTGCGGCTGGCACCGGACACCGCCACCCCGCCGCAGGTCCACCTGCTCGGCGCGAGCGGGGGCAGCGCCCGGATCGCCGCCGAACGCGGCCTGCCCTTCGCCTACGGCCACCACCTCAGCCGTTCGGTCGCCCGCCCGGAGGCCGCGGTCCGCTACCGCTCCGCCTTCGTGCCGGGCCCCGAGGACGCCCGCCCCCACCTGATCGTCGCCGTCAACGTGGTCTGCGCCGAGACCGACGAGGAGGCCGAGTCGCTGGCCCTGCGGACCGCCGCCGACCGCGCCGCCGCCGGGGGTGGCAACCCCCGGCGCCGCTGTCCCCGGTGCGCGCGGATTACCTGGCCCGCCGGGAACTGA